The Streptococcus mitis genome has a segment encoding these proteins:
- a CDS encoding PolC-type DNA polymerase III, which produces MSNSFEILMNQLGMPAEMRQAPALSQADIERVVVHKISKVWEFHFVFSNILPIEIFLELKKGLSEEFSKTGNKAVFEIKARSQEFSNQLLQSYYREAFSEGPCTSQGFKSLYQNLQVRADGNQLFIEGSEAIDKEHFKKNHLPNLAKQLEKFGFPTFNCQVEKNDVLTQEQEEAFHAENEQIVQAANEEALRAMEQLEQLAPPPAEEKPAFDFQAKKAAAKPKLDKAEITPMIEVTTEENRLVFEGVVFDVEQKVTRTGRVLINFKMTDYTSSFSMQKWVKNEEEAQKFDLIKKNSWLRVRGNVEMNNFTRDLTMNVQDVQEVVHYERKDLMPEGERRVEFHAHTNMSTMDALPEVEEIVATAAKWGHKAVAITDHGNVQSFPHGYKAAKKAGIQLIYGMEANIVEDRVPIVYNEVEMDLSEATYVVFDVETTGLSAIYNDLIQVAASKMYKGNVIAEFDEFINPGHPLSAFTTELTGITDDHVKNAKPLEQVLQEFQEFCKDTVLVAHNATFDVGFMNANYERHGLPKISQPVIDTLEFARNLYPEYKRHGLGPLTKRFGVALEHHHMANYDAEATGRLLFIFIKEVAEKHGVTDLARLNIDLISPDSYKKARIKHATIYVKNQVGLKNIFKLVSLSNTKYFEGVPRIPRTVLDAHREGLILGSACSEGEVFDAVVSQGVDAAVEVAKYYDFIEVMPPAIYAPLIAKEQVKDMEELQTIIKSLIEVGDRLGKPVLATGNVHYIELEEEIYREIIVRSLGQGAMINRTIGHGEHAQPAPLPKAHFRTTNEMLDEFAFLGEDLARKLVIENTNALAEIFEPVEVVKGDLYTPFIDKAEETVAELTYKKAFEIYGNPLPDIVDLRIEKELTSILGNGFAVIYLASQMLVQRSNERGYLVGSRGSVGSSFVATMIGITEVNPLSPHYVCGQCQYSEFITDGSYGSGFDMPNKDCPKCGHKLSKNGQDIPFETFLGFDGDKVPDIDLNFSGEDQPSAHLDVRDIFGEEYAFRAGTVGTVKAKIAYGFVKGYERDYGKIYRAAEVERLAQGAAGVKRTTGQHPGGIVVIPNYMEVYDFTPIQYPADDVTAEWQTTHFNFHDIDENVLKLDILGHDDPTMIRKLQDLSGIDPNEIPMDDEGVMALFSGTDVLGVTPEQIGTPTGMLGIPEFGTNFVRGMVDETHPTTFAELLQLSGLSHGTDVWLGNAQDLIKQGIADLSTVIGCRDDIMVYLMHAGLEPKMAFTIMERVRKGLWLKISEEERNGYIEAMKANKVPEWYIESCGKIKYMFPKAHAAAYVMMALRVAYFKVHHPIYYYCAYFSIRAKAFDIKTMGAGLDAIKRRMEEISEKRKNNEASNVEIDLYTTLEIVNEMWERGFKFGKLDLYRSDATEFIIDGDTLIPPFVAMDGLGENVAKQLVRAREEGEFLSKTELRKRGGLSSTLVEKMDEMGILGNMPEDNQLSLFDELF; this is translated from the coding sequence ATGTCAAACAGTTTTGAAATTTTGATGAATCAACTGGGGATGCCTGCTGAAATGCGACAGGCTCCTGCTTTATCACAGGCTGATATTGAGCGAGTTGTAGTTCATAAAATTAGTAAGGTATGGGAGTTTCATTTCGTATTTTCTAATATTTTACCGATTGAAATCTTTTTAGAATTAAAGAAAGGTTTGAGCGAAGAATTTTCTAAGACAGGCAATAAAGCTGTTTTCGAAATCAAGGCTCGGTCTCAAGAATTTTCAAATCAGCTCTTGCAGTCCTACTATAGGGAGGCTTTCTCTGAAGGCCCATGTACTAGTCAAGGTTTTAAATCTCTTTATCAGAATTTGCAAGTTCGTGCTGATGGAAATCAACTCTTTATTGAGGGTTCCGAGGCGATTGATAAGGAACACTTTAAGAAAAATCACCTTCCTAATTTAGCTAAACAACTTGAAAAATTTGGCTTTCCAACTTTTAATTGTCAAGTCGAGAAGAATGATGTGCTGACCCAAGAGCAGGAAGAGGCCTTTCATGCTGAAAATGAGCAGATTGTTCAAGCGGCCAATGAGGAAGCGCTCCGTGCGATGGAACAACTGGAACAGCTGGCACCTCCTCCAGCGGAAGAGAAGCCAGCCTTTGATTTTCAAGCCAAAAAGGCTGCGGCTAAGCCAAAGCTAGATAAGGCGGAGATTACTCCTATGATCGAAGTGACGACGGAGGAAAATCGTCTGGTCTTTGAAGGGGTTGTTTTTGATGTGGAGCAAAAAGTGACCAGAACAGGGCGTGTTTTGATCAACTTTAAAATGACGGACTACACTTCAAGTTTTTCGATGCAAAAGTGGGTTAAGAATGAGGAAGAGGCTCAGAAATTTGACCTAATCAAGAAAAATTCTTGGCTCCGAGTTCGTGGGAATGTGGAGATGAATAACTTCACACGTGATTTGACTATGAACGTGCAAGACGTGCAGGAAGTTGTTCACTATGAGCGGAAGGATTTGATGCCAGAAGGTGAGCGCCGGGTTGAGTTTCATGCTCATACTAACATGTCGACCATGGATGCACTACCCGAGGTAGAAGAGATCGTTGCGACAGCTGCTAAGTGGGGACACAAGGCGGTTGCCATCACGGACCATGGAAATGTTCAGTCCTTCCCACACGGCTATAAGGCGGCTAAGAAAGCAGGAATCCAGCTGATCTATGGTATGGAAGCCAATATCGTGGAGGATCGTGTCCCTATCGTCTACAACGAAGTGGAGATGGACTTGTCGGAAGCGACCTACGTGGTTTTTGACGTGGAAACGACAGGTCTTTCAGCTATCTATAATGACTTGATTCAGGTTGCGGCCTCTAAGATGTACAAGGGGAATGTCATTGCTGAATTTGATGAATTTATCAATCCTGGACATCCTTTGTCAGCTTTTACTACTGAGTTGACTGGAATTACAGATGATCATGTCAAAAATGCCAAACCACTGGAACAAGTTCTGCAAGAATTTCAAGAGTTTTGCAAGGACACGGTCCTAGTTGCCCACAATGCCACCTTTGACGTTGGATTTATGAATGCCAACTATGAGCGTCATGGTCTGCCTAAGATTAGCCAGCCAGTGATTGATACGCTAGAGTTTGCTCGAAACCTCTATCCTGAGTATAAGCGTCATGGTTTGGGGCCTTTGACCAAGCGTTTTGGTGTGGCTTTAGAACATCACCACATGGCCAATTACGATGCGGAAGCTACAGGTCGCCTGCTTTTCATCTTTATCAAAGAGGTAGCAGAAAAACATGGTGTGACCGATTTAGCTAGACTCAACATTGATTTGATTAGCCCAGATTCTTATAAAAAAGCTCGGATTAAACATGCGACAATTTATGTCAAGAATCAAGTAGGGCTAAAAAATATCTTTAAACTGGTTTCTTTATCCAATACCAAGTACTTTGAAGGGGTGCCACGGATTCCAAGAACGGTTCTAGATGCCCATCGGGAGGGCTTGATTTTAGGTTCAGCTTGCTCTGAGGGTGAAGTTTTTGATGCAGTCGTTTCCCAAGGTGTGGATGCGGCGGTTGAGGTGGCCAAGTATTATGACTTTATCGAGGTTATGCCACCGGCTATTTATGCGCCATTAATTGCCAAGGAGCAGGTCAAGGATATGGAGGAGCTCCAGACCATTATCAAGAGTTTGATAGAGGTTGGGGACCGTCTTGGCAAACCTGTTCTGGCTACGGGAAATGTTCACTATATCGAACTGGAAGAAGAGATTTACCGTGAAATTATTGTCCGTAGTTTGGGCCAGGGGGCTATGATTAACCGAACCATCGGTCATGGGGAACATGCCCAACCAGCTCCTCTTCCCAAGGCTCATTTTCGAACAACCAATGAGATGTTGGATGAATTTGCCTTCTTGGGCGAGGATTTAGCACGCAAGTTGGTTATTGAAAACACCAATGCCTTGGCAGAAATCTTTGAACCCGTTGAGGTTGTAAAAGGTGATTTGTACACGCCTTTCATCGACAAGGCTGAAGAGACGGTTGCTGAGTTGACCTATAAGAAAGCTTTTGAGATTTATGGAAATCCGCTACCAGATATTGTCGATTTGCGGATTGAAAAAGAACTAACCTCTATTCTGGGGAATGGATTTGCTGTGATTTATCTGGCTTCCCAGATGCTAGTGCAACGTTCTAATGAACGGGGCTACTTGGTTGGTTCTCGTGGGTCTGTTGGGTCCAGTTTCGTTGCGACCATGATTGGGATTACAGAGGTTAATCCTCTCTCTCCACACTATGTCTGTGGTCAGTGTCAGTACAGTGAGTTTATCACTGATGGTTCTTACGGTTCAGGTTTTGATATGCCCAATAAGGACTGTCCTAAATGTGGCCACAAACTCAGCAAAAACGGACAAGATATTCCTTTTGAGACCTTCCTTGGTTTTGATGGAGACAAGGTTCCTGATATTGACTTGAACTTCTCGGGAGAAGATCAGCCTAGTGCTCACTTGGATGTGCGTGATATCTTTGGTGAGGAATATGCCTTCCGTGCAGGAACGGTTGGTACGGTGAAAGCTAAGATAGCCTATGGATTTGTCAAGGGTTACGAGCGAGATTATGGGAAAATTTATCGTGCTGCAGAGGTGGAACGTCTAGCCCAGGGAGCTGCGGGTGTCAAACGTACGACAGGTCAGCACCCAGGGGGAATCGTAGTTATTCCTAACTATATGGAGGTCTATGATTTTACGCCGATCCAATATCCAGCAGACGACGTAACGGCTGAATGGCAGACTACTCACTTTAACTTCCACGATATCGATGAGAACGTCCTCAAACTCGATATACTGGGACATGATGATCCGACTATGATTCGAAAACTCCAGGACTTGTCTGGGATTGACCCTAATGAAATCCCTATGGATGACGAAGGCGTGATGGCCCTTTTTTCTGGGACTGATGTGCTTGGGGTAACACCTGAACAAATTGGAACGCCTACAGGGATGTTGGGGATTCCAGAATTTGGAACCAACTTTGTACGTGGAATGGTAGACGAGACGCATCCGACGACTTTTGCAGAATTGCTTCAGTTGTCAGGGTTGTCCCACGGTACCGACGTTTGGCTGGGCAATGCCCAAGATTTGATTAAGCAAGGGATTGCTGACCTATCAACCGTTATCGGTTGTCGAGACGACATCATGGTTTACCTCATGCATGCTGGCCTCGAGCCTAAGATGGCCTTTACCATTATGGAACGGGTACGTAAGGGCTTGTGGCTCAAGATTTCAGAAGAGGAGAGAAATGGCTATATCGAAGCCATGAAGGCTAATAAGGTGCCAGAGTGGTATATCGAGTCCTGTGGGAAAATTAAGTACATGTTCCCGAAAGCCCATGCGGCAGCCTACGTTATGATGGCCTTGCGTGTAGCTTACTTCAAGGTTCACCACCCTATTTATTACTACTGTGCTTACTTCTCAATCCGTGCTAAGGCATTTGATATCAAGACCATGGGGGCGGGCTTGGATGCTATCAAGCGCAGAATGGAAGAAATCTCTGAAAAACGGAAGAACAATGAGGCTTCTAATGTGGAGATTGATCTTTATACAACTCTTGAGATTGTCAATGAAATGTGGGAACGTGGTTTCAAGTTTGGGAAGTTAGACCTCTACCGTAGTGATGCGACTGAATTCATCATTGACGGAGATACACTGATTCCACCATTTGTTGCTATGGATGGTCTGGGAGAGAACGTTGCCAAGCAGTTAGTTCGAGCGCGTGAAGAGGGAGAATTTCTTTCTAAAACAGAATTGCGTAAGCGTGGTGGACTCTCATCAACTTTGGTTGAAAAGATGGATGAAATGGGCATTCTCGGCAATATGCCAGAGGATAACCAGTTGAGTTTGTTTGATGAATTGTTTTAA
- a CDS encoding DnaA ATPase domain-containing protein, whose translation MVDQEILNSNVSIEEEIYNFEKGLKDDGSDWTGFPQIDLKEDSQCIYIRGISETDRWHLIYYTLTKIKPATPIASLVYYRVRDNLIFSKHSQWIKLQMGYTEYDLIFLEGVQFLGEADQRVQEYWMQQFKESKKRNKLFIVYSDCLPEDLKNMPESVVEFFESGIVVQLKSSKG comes from the coding sequence ATGGTGGATCAAGAAATTTTAAATTCTAATGTGTCAATTGAAGAGGAGATTTATAATTTTGAAAAAGGCTTGAAAGATGATGGGAGTGATTGGACCGGATTCCCACAAATAGACTTAAAAGAAGATTCTCAATGTATTTACATTCGCGGTATTTCAGAGACTGACAGATGGCATTTGATTTATTATACGTTAACTAAAATAAAACCTGCTACTCCAATAGCATCACTTGTATATTATCGAGTGAGAGATAATTTGATTTTTTCTAAACATAGTCAATGGATAAAACTGCAAATGGGGTATACAGAGTATGACTTGATTTTTCTGGAGGGAGTTCAATTTTTGGGAGAAGCTGATCAAAGGGTACAGGAATACTGGATGCAGCAATTCAAAGAGAGTAAGAAAAGAAACAAACTCTTCATTGTATATTCAGACTGCTTACCCGAAGACTTAAAAAATATGCCTGAATCCGTAGTTGAGTTCTTCGAATCTGGCATAGTGGTACAGTTGAAATCATCTAAGGGCTAG
- a CDS encoding helix-turn-helix transcriptional regulator, with protein MNDQERLLTIFLRLQFGTPLGKKQLAQEFEVSEKTIQRDFSLLRDILYSHTSYSGDLLYNRKTNKYCLSSKSVFNKKDILVISKILLENRALNRPEIASLLNNLLNLVPRDDRKEIEQIIGSEKLNYAPLTDQQNRIEKIWNLSEAILHEQVLDIIYQKPYSESSKRQTVLPVSLYYDSHYFYLVVYQLKHATYITLRVDRIRSWSLSDIEKPSISYRNKFRDGDIRNERVDAFIGKKISIEIEYLYDPTIVMDQFPNAKIVGKNGNWTHFQFESQHTPGLKRWLLGQGEAVTVLYPRILVEDMKQTVQEMIDKYR; from the coding sequence ATGAATGATCAAGAGAGACTGCTAACGATTTTTTTACGTTTACAGTTTGGGACTCCGTTAGGAAAAAAGCAACTGGCTCAGGAATTTGAGGTTAGTGAAAAGACGATACAGAGAGATTTTTCGCTACTCCGTGATATTTTATATAGTCACACCAGTTATAGTGGAGATTTGCTTTATAACCGTAAAACGAATAAGTATTGTTTATCTAGTAAGTCAGTTTTTAATAAAAAGGATATTCTAGTTATTTCAAAGATTTTATTGGAAAATCGAGCACTGAACAGACCAGAAATTGCTAGCTTACTAAATAATTTACTGAACTTAGTTCCCCGTGATGATCGGAAAGAAATCGAGCAGATTATTGGAAGTGAAAAGCTTAACTATGCTCCCTTAACGGATCAACAAAATAGAATAGAGAAAATTTGGAATTTATCAGAAGCTATTTTACATGAACAGGTTCTAGACATTATCTATCAAAAACCTTATTCTGAGTCTTCTAAGAGGCAGACTGTTTTGCCAGTCTCTCTTTATTATGATAGTCATTATTTCTATCTAGTTGTCTACCAGCTGAAACATGCTACTTATATTACTTTAAGAGTAGACCGCATCCGGTCATGGTCTCTTAGTGATATAGAGAAACCCTCTATTTCTTATCGAAATAAATTTAGAGATGGTGACATTCGTAACGAGAGAGTAGATGCTTTTATCGGGAAGAAAATCAGTATTGAAATCGAGTATTTGTACGATCCGACGATTGTGATGGATCAATTTCCAAATGCAAAAATAGTTGGGAAAAATGGCAACTGGACTCATTTTCAGTTTGAAAGTCAGCATACACCGGGGCTTAAACGCTGGTTGCTGGGACAAGGGGAAGCAGTTACTGTTTTATATCCTCGGATTTTAGTAGAGGATATGAAGCAAACAGTTCAAGAGATGATAGATAAATATAGATGA
- a CDS encoding DUF262 domain-containing protein → MTIQFTSKKVGELLKEEGLRIPSYQRPYKWNRKHIRNLFYDLRDAMGKKEYQIGSVILHKNDRYLDIVDGQQRLISISLFLHLLDRLENYKGAKQLLSAAVFGELSCYHASENYNEWENLTQLVGENQAKDICNFLLENCSVSVITMPQKRLSEAFQLFDSQNNRGKSLEPHDLLKAYHLRKEDSEDEKIVEKWEQFVEDKDLSLKELFDKHLFRMRRWSRGETGLTNKRYGSYLRFTEDFIDDFKGVDLNQNFPYLELYRHIENLPMSITMPIIDGSKFFEYIESAHVTIKEHKDFLNEELGFSDEPEGEGKNLVYPKGMLNIYNSSKGRYLKCYNIFLNICSLFAERFGKDELSTEIVETLFIWSYYPRVKSKAIYDATVGNYVAGGRFRQKEAQKLFQLLSHAVTPNDFMIKIDRELFENYTVDKIIEEEKGKW, encoded by the coding sequence ATGACTATTCAATTTACTTCTAAAAAGGTTGGAGAACTATTGAAAGAAGAGGGTTTGCGGATTCCTTCTTATCAAAGACCATATAAATGGAACAGAAAACATATCCGTAATCTTTTTTATGATTTACGAGATGCTATGGGGAAAAAGGAATATCAGATTGGTTCCGTTATCTTGCATAAAAATGATAGATACTTAGATATTGTCGATGGACAGCAACGGCTAATTTCTATTTCATTGTTTCTTCATTTATTAGATAGATTAGAGAATTATAAGGGTGCTAAGCAACTGCTGAGTGCTGCTGTATTTGGAGAGCTATCTTGCTATCATGCGAGTGAAAATTATAATGAGTGGGAAAATTTGACTCAATTGGTTGGCGAAAATCAGGCAAAAGATATTTGCAATTTTTTATTGGAAAATTGTTCTGTCTCCGTGATTACTATGCCACAGAAACGATTATCTGAAGCCTTTCAGTTATTTGATTCTCAGAATAATCGTGGAAAATCTTTAGAACCTCATGATTTGCTCAAAGCCTATCATCTTCGCAAGGAAGATTCAGAAGATGAAAAGATTGTTGAAAAGTGGGAGCAATTTGTAGAAGATAAAGATTTAAGTCTCAAAGAGTTGTTTGATAAACATCTTTTCCGTATGAGACGTTGGTCTCGAGGAGAGACAGGATTGACAAACAAGCGTTATGGATCTTATCTGCGTTTTACAGAGGATTTTATTGACGATTTTAAAGGCGTTGATTTGAATCAGAACTTTCCATATCTAGAATTGTATCGTCATATTGAAAATCTCCCCATGTCCATTACTATGCCAATCATTGATGGAAGTAAATTTTTTGAGTATATTGAATCTGCTCATGTAACTATTAAAGAGCATAAAGATTTTTTAAATGAAGAGTTAGGATTTTCTGATGAACCTGAAGGGGAAGGAAAAAATCTAGTTTACCCAAAAGGTATGTTGAACATTTACAATAGCTCAAAGGGGCGCTACCTCAAGTGTTACAATATATTCCTAAATATTTGCTCACTTTTTGCAGAGAGATTTGGAAAAGATGAGCTATCAACGGAGATAGTAGAAACCTTGTTTATTTGGTCTTATTACCCTCGAGTTAAGTCTAAAGCAATATATGATGCGACGGTAGGAAACTATGTTGCTGGTGGAAGGTTTAGACAAAAAGAGGCTCAAAAGCTATTTCAACTTTTATCTCATGCTGTCACTCCGAATGATTTCATGATTAAGATAGATAGAGAATTATTTGAAAATTATACTGTGGACAAGATTATAGAAGAGGAAAAAGGTAAATGGTAG